A portion of the Glandiceps talaboti chromosome 13, keGlaTala1.1, whole genome shotgun sequence genome contains these proteins:
- the LOC144444207 gene encoding uncharacterized protein LOC144444207, giving the protein MDKQALRVFTKLESFKKAGDEVLKLLKDIVDEQKVEVSVRHADTESMVQSQERFVTETEVVVIDARQTRSLVTPERRDRNVDHWNELQWLYDKAKPQGSILVLIYGDKDSKKLEAGQLLSKTWKTTWKFNDVIAFEQAQKGLCLSIWDKFSKAQIDFIKSYLREILFIAPITRPVNTLAVGDRDGYSKVIQSLNTHPLLLKGGTKSCGDFTMSLFNPSDFKTHGVNTPKVTVYCDSKSPAIKVCGTDITNYYIQKYVTENISKNLIESDLDSGISCHVCIPSNSHQCVPCTLPIPLQQCNCKTIEFDQLILMCHCSECFNKIYSERQWLTTYIKELMANANITIYGNMVPLVREFRDQLLRENVIKDLQGIGYQDGFPSEERLEKLSKLSDAKALDIYIWYAACQTPIGSVVDFSYSPCNWVPTTWTRRCRNQGNRRYFYICMVIVVVAIIIFVIALVSSNYSDHRQSVSVAPSTPPTIHNGSNFVNAL; this is encoded by the exons ATGGATAAGCAAGCTCTTCGAGTGTTTACAAAGTTAGAGTCATTCAAGAAGGCAGGAGATGAAGTCCTTAAATTATTAAAGGACATTGTTGACGAACAAAAGGTCGAGGTTTCAGTCCGACATGCAGATACAGAGTCGATGGTGCAGTCACAGGAGAGGTTTGTCACTGAAACCGAAGTCGTTGTGATCGACGCTAGACAAACTAGATCTCTCGTAACACCCGAACGACGAGACAGGAATGTTGATCACTGGAATGAACTACAGTGGCTTTATGATAAGGCAAAACCACAAG GATCAATATTGGTTTTAATTTACGGTGACAAAGATTCCAAGAAACTTGAAGCTGGTCAACTACTGTCGAAGACTTGGAAGACGACTTGGAAGTTTAATGATGTAATTGCATTTGAACAGGCGCAGAAGGGTTTATGTCTCAGTATATGGGACAAGTTTAGCAAGGCACAGATTGACTTTATCAAATCCTACTTAAGGGAGATCCTGTTCATTGCCCCTATTACTAGACCCGTCAACACACTTGCTGTTGGAGACCGAGATGGATACAGTAAAGTCATCCAATCGTTGAACACTCATCCTTTACTGTTAAAGGGAGGCACAAAATCATGTGGTGATTTTACAATGTCACTGTTTAACCCCAGTGATTTCAAGACGCATGGTGTAAACACACCCAAGGTAACAGTTTATTGTGATAGCAAGAGCCCAGCGATTAAAGTCTGTGGAACTGACATCACCAACTATTATATCCAAAAATATGTGACTGAAAACATATCAAAGAACCTTATTGAGTCCGATCTAGACTCTGGGATTTCATGCCATGTGTGCATTCCTTCAAATTCCCACCAGTGTGTTCCTTGCACCCTACCCATTCCTCTCCAGCAGTGTAATTGTAAGACAATCGAGTTTGACCAGCTCATACTGATGTGTCACTGCAGTGAATGTTTCAACAAGATATATAGCGAGAGACAGTGGCTGACAACGTATATTAAGGAACTAATGG CAAATGCAAATATAACTATCTACGGGAACATGGTACCACTGGTTAGAGAATTTCGCGACCAGCTGTTGAGAGAAAATGTCATTAAAGATTTACAGGGAATAGGATATCAAGACGGCTTCCCAAGCGAAGAGAGGTTGGAAAAGCTCTCCAAACTGTCAGATGCGAAAGCCTTGGATATATACATCTGGTACGCTGCGTGCCAAACTCCTATTGGGAGTGTCGTAGATTTTAGCTACTCGCCATGTAACTGGGTTCCGACAACGTGGACAAGACGCTGTAGAAATCAAGGAAACAGACGTTATTTTTACATCTGTATGGTGATTGTCGTTGTTGCTATAATCATCTTCGTTATAGCCCTGGTGAGTTCAAATTATTCTGACCACAGGCAAAGTGTATCGGTGGCACCGTCGACACCACCGACCATCCACAACGGAAGCAACTTCGTAAATGCGCTATAA